The nucleotide window AAGAAGAATGTGGTCAAGGTGTTGACATGCTTATGCGAGTTCAGGAGTTCCATTATTTATGACTTTTAGATTGttatacttttcttatttgcatattTCAGTCTTGCCTCATTTAACCATTGTAACCTGTTGCTGCATTTTTTTGTGTGAACCTCCTTGGTGCTctctttattttatgtaataGTTTACTATTCACCAATCcgaaagaagagagaagaagaaaaaatgtgAAGAGTGCGCATGGAGATAATGCAAGCACTAATATTGCACCTTGGGATACATCATCATCACTGTCAGTGTTGCACCCATCTCATTCCAAGCATTTGAGATGAAATCTTAGATACTCCTAGTGCCCTTGCTTCTGAGGCATGCACACATTGTTTAATGTACTTGATAGGGGCTTAAGCTTACCTGACTGATAATCAGCTTAAACCTGCATAAATTTGGTTATACTCTTTTACCATCTATTTTTCAGTATTTCACCTGTTTGAACAACAATTATGAAAGTCTCATTGTTATTGCAGAGAACAAAAGAAGGCCACGGGTGACTAGTATAATAGCAGCTTCTTCTGGTGCCATGAAAGCTGACGAAGTTGCCAAGATAGCTTTGAATGGCATTAAATCAGGAAATTTTACTGTCCCCTGTAACTTTGAGGGATTCTTGCTTTCCATAGCAACTGCTGGTCTATCTCCTCAAAGATCATTCCTAATGGCATTTGTCGAAGTGATAGCTGCTGGAATATTACGTGTTGCTGGCCTATGTTTCCAGTGGAATTGGTACGGAAGCATAGAGAAATGCCtggagaaaggaaatagcaaatGACTACTTAGCACAGTCTAACAAATGTTTTTTGCAACTTCCTTAAAAAACTAGTTTGAAGTAGTTTGATCTACGGGTATGCTAAGACTAAAACTATGTAGTCCTCGTCCCCATTAGATTTTGTCCATTACCAATTTTCTCTGGCTAATTTGACCAGTTTTTTCTATCTACTGTGCTTGAAGTTCAATAGATTTTTAGTTAACTGGTAAGGTTATACTATTAGTTTTGCATTTAAGCTTATTATTCTTGAGCTGTCACAACCTTCATTCCTGTGTTTATGGTTAGCTGCGTAGCAAAGGTAGTAGAAATGAAGAGAagtgaaagagaaaaaaaggaataaatttcaagtgcATATGTCCAATTAATACATGGAGACAGGAAGGTTAACCAAATAATATGCAGTAATGGAGGAATAAGTGGACAGATCATTTGGAAATGGTAGCGCAGAACCTAAGGATACTTTTGTTGAATTAACTGATAAAGCACCAAATGTTGATGCTACTAATGAGGAACATCGTGTAGATGTTATGAAattggagtttgcagcatctgatACAAAGGGTAACAAGAGTAACAACTGGACAGTAGCTATTGAAGCAGCTGCTGCAGCTACTATTGTTTCGAAGCTGGATTGTACTGTTGCTTTGCAATCTCCTGTTGATCGAGCTGTATCTAGGAGTGATAAACATGATGCTGTGATTGATCTTCTTGAAAGAACAGCAAATCCTATGGATACTGATGTTGCATTGAAGGCAGTCCGAGCAAATACCTCTAACCAGCCTGATATGgttcaacaacaaggtggtgtGACTGTTTCTATAGGTACAAATGCTGTAGATGTCTCTAATGCTGCCTTAGTTCAAGCTGAGTTTGCTTTAGAAGGGGCTGAATCTGAGCGATCAAAACCTACTGATGCTAGACAACATACAAGGAAAGCTGGACAACATATTACTAACGATAACTGGACATCGGTTTCCAGCAAAAAAAGGACTTCAAACAGCAAAAAACTAATGCAGATCGCAAAAAAGAGtccaggtgtaccaaaaaattcAAACTCATTTACTGCTCTTGGTAATGTGAATGATGATGATGGGAAGTTGACTGGAGAGAATTTACAGCTGGTTGAGAGTTATAAAGACCAGAAATTGGATCAAAATAGCTCATCGACTCCAACGGCATTGAATAAAGCTCTTGTTACTGTGAATCAGAATGAAGGTAAGACTACTGATCCAAATATGCAACTGCTGGCCCATGATCAAAATGAAGGGAAGGTAACTCCTACGATACATTTCTCCAGTCCACATGTAGAGAAAATTATCAAAGATTCACAGATTAAAATGATGTTGGATGCCAACCCTATGTTCAAGCAACCATTGGTCACCTTGAACACATCGATGTATGATATTCCCTCTCAATCTTGTAAGTCAATTGGTGAGCATGGGGGTGAATCTGGGCAACCATTAATCTCCACTGGCAATAACAAAGGAATAATTCAAGCAAAGGTGAGGGAGATGGTTATTAACTCGAAAATGTGGAACGACCTACAAGAGTATGATAATGAGGAGGGCTGGGTTGACGGAATTGCTGGTTTTTCTCTGAAGAAGATGACCAAGAGGATGATCAGGATAGTGCAGGAGAGTACATTGATGCTCCAATCAAGCCAAAGTTTCAGGGGAAATCGGCAGCACCCAAGAACAATTTGAATTGTCATGCACTTGCGGCACTTGCAGCaagtcccaacagcaagttgAACCATAATGCTCCAGCTTTTGTTCCAAGAATTTCTGCAAATGCAGAAGCAACAAATTTGGGTCAAAAGGCAACAGGAGATAAtgtgcaacaacaacaatgctcAGGCGAAAATTCTGTTGGTGATCGAAAAGCAACAGTAGTGCCAAAATCTGGGCAGAATCAAATTGTAACAACTGAGCCACTCATTTCATTGGAGGAGAGGAAACTTTTGGATGCAATGGTAAGCTCTACTCCTCTAAAATCCTTAAATCCTGCTACGCTTAGCACTGGTCCTGTAAGTAAGAGCAagaaaaaaatgcaaaacataggACAACAACAAAGTAAGACAATCGTGACAACGACACAAGGAAGAGATGCCTTAGTGACACTCGATATCGTTCAAAGTTCTCCACAACCTGTTAATTTGGGGAGTGAATTTTTTGAACAAGGAAAAGAAGAAGCAATGTTACAAGAATGTCGTGCACAGGCATCAAGAAAAAGGGATCTATCACCAAGGCATAACAACAAAGGTAAAAAGACtcatacaaggaaaaatagttgggacgacaaggttaatgattttttaaatgttaggcgACCTCCAATGAGAAATGCCAAACAAAAGCAGGTCGCCCCAACTACATCAACAAGGTCCAATCGTTCTAAAAAGAAATCATGAATTTTGAATACTTCTTGAAGAATTGGGAGTGTGATgaaaaagaattacaaattgaagaaattacaAGTTTGGACAAGAAGGGACAATATTTTAATTCCTTCATCATTTTATTCTACCATTATGTTAGTATTCtgatttgtaatatcatcacagaatatgttataaactctgtggtGATCACTGAATATTTGATTGTAGCTAGTTCTTTCTTTTTACATGCTTGCTAGTGAGGCTATTttatgcctcaataggattagtaaggtaaggtttagcctgGTTTGTGTTATATGGGTAACAATatcggtgctattgtccccccttatttctacttttcctaattgttgtattttttttttctgttattaataaaaaactagccctaggcgcttgcctaaaAAAAAAAAGTGGACAGATCATTGAAATGTTGGGAAGAATAATTGCACTTTGCTTTCTTTGTGGTTTAGTCAATCGCAAGCCATCAATACCACCACCAAGCATTTGTTGTTTGTGCTCTCATCAACAACTTTTTCTCATGTACAGATCCTAGGCGATCAGTAACCAATGCAGTTAAATTTACTGGTTTCGGTTCGAATCATGTATAGAAGTAAAAGAACTAAATGTTATAAATGTAAGTAAATTGTATC belongs to Nicotiana tabacum cultivar K326 chromosome 6, ASM71507v2, whole genome shotgun sequence and includes:
- the LOC107801646 gene encoding 3-dehydrosphinganine reductase TSC10A isoform X2 → MTENIKVGIYGYTAYSASKFGLKGLAEALQQEVIGENIHVSLIFPPDTETPGFAEENKRRPRVTSIIAASSGAMKADEVAKIALNGIKSGNFTVPCNFEGFLLSIATAGLSPQRSFLMAFVEVIAAGILRVAGLCFQWNWYGSIEKCLEKGNSK